In Myxococcus xanthus, the genomic window CAATCTGCGTCATCTCCACGCGAAGGCGTCTCCGGAGGTGCGGGGGCGGTTGCTGACCGTGGAGACCCACGACGACCGCACGCTCTTCTTCGACCTGCTGCCCGTCTTCTTCTCCACGTCCTCCGGCTTCAAGGTGAAGGTGAAGCTCTTCACCGTGCCGGGCCAGGTCATCCACAACGCCACCCGGCGCATCGTCCTGCAGGGCGCGGACGCGGTGGTCTTCATCGCGGACAGCCGCCGCAGCGCCACGGCGGACAACAACGCCTATTGGCGCAACCTCCAGGAGAACATGAAGGAGAACAACCTGGACCCCAGCCAGGTCCCGGTGGTCATCCAGTTCAACAAGAAGGACCTGCCGGACGCGCGCACGGATGCCGAAATCGAGGAGTCGCGCCGGCGAGGCGGCGAGGCGGTGGTGGGCGCGGTGGCGCTGCGGGGCGAAGGCGTACTGGAGACCTTCCACGCGGTGGCGCAGGCAGCCTACCGGCGGCTCGACATGCGCGCCCACCTGGCGCGCAACCTGGGCCTGACGGAGGCGGAGTTCCTGGGGCAGATTTTCCGGCGCATGGACCTCACGGGCACGGCGTTGGCCTCCATGTACGGGCGCGCGGCGGGTGAAGCGCGCAGCGGAGAAGGGCGATGAACGGCGCGTCGGGCAACGGGGCGTCGGACGGCGTGGGCGCATCGCGCCGTGAGTCCGTGCTCCAGCGGAGGCTGTCGCTGGCGGACATGCTGGACCTGCCCTCCTTCGTGGA contains:
- a CDS encoding GTP-binding protein, which produces MQLNHAQRELTLKIVYYGPGLSGKTTNLRHLHAKASPEVRGRLLTVETHDDRTLFFDLLPVFFSTSSGFKVKVKLFTVPGQVIHNATRRIVLQGADAVVFIADSRRSATADNNAYWRNLQENMKENNLDPSQVPVVIQFNKKDLPDARTDAEIEESRRRGGEAVVGAVALRGEGVLETFHAVAQAAYRRLDMRAHLARNLGLTEAEFLGQIFRRMDLTGTALASMYGRAAGEARSGEGR